The Bacteroidales bacterium sequence TACATACTTATTTACAAAAACTCCATTTCTTCTTCTAACTTAATATGTAACTTAAATGCAAACAACCCACCCACCAATGCCATATATGTAGATGCAGGTAAAGCCATCGTTCGCTTTATTTCGAATTATTCGGTTACGGATGCTGGATGGACAGCTACCTACGCAGATGTTACCAACATAGTACCACAAAAATATTCTTTGTTAAATATATTTCCCAATCCTGTAAATGAGCAAAGTATAATCACTTCCGATTCTCCCATTCATCAAATCATTGTCTCGGATATAACAGGAAAAATCATTGCCCAACAGCAACTTGCATCAAGTCAACAAATCAATCTGAATTCCCTATGCCCTCATCTTAAAGCCGGCATCTATTTTTGCAAAACCAACCTTGGCACAATTAAGATAATTTGTACGAAAGAATATTAATTCTTTAATCAAGACCTTTACAAAACTCCTTTTTGTTATTGCGAAACTGATGAAATCAGACAAAGCAATCTAAACTGCCCACCATTCACAATCGACAAATGACAAAGAACGTTGAAAAAGATGGCTTCGTCACTCCACTCATCGCAATAAGGAATAACATTATGAGACCTTTGCAAAACTCTTTTTTGTTATTGCCATCCCTTCTCGTCATTGTGAATGAAGGGTTGGCATGGTGTTTTGGTCCCGAGAAATCGGGAGAAGCAATCTTTCCGATGCACGTTTTCATTGTGTTGTGTGTGTGGTGGAGATTGCTTCTTCTTCTCTTTTTTAAGAGAAGAATCGCAAAGACGGTAAGGGGATGCGTTCGCTCGCCATGACGTGAAAGTTACACATTGCTTCTTTTTTATCATTTAGATTGTTCTAATGTAATAGATAAAAAGCAATACAAATAATTAAAATAAATTTGAAATTTTTATCACAATAAACGAGTACGTTTTTTAGTTTTGCAAAGGGTTCGTTATTTTTTATTTTTGAAATGGTCTTTATAAGATATTAAGACTATGCCTATATAAAACTCAGATTCGATCAAATAAATGCTTAATATTGACTTTAAGCTTAGAAATCGCGTTTAATATCTTTTTCATCAGGGACTTGATCATCAAAAACACGCGGCTTCTTGAGTAAATGTGTAGGCATAAAAAATTTATTGGCAATAAGTGTAGGAATAACGGCACTGGCAATAACAGTGCCTACAATTAACGAATATTGTTCCTGACTGATGATATTATGCGATAAGCCAAATAATGCTGATATGGTTCCAAAAGTTAAACCAGTTGACATCAGCAGTGTATAATACCACCGTTCACGTGTAAACTTTTTGAAATTATAATTCCAGCGTTCTTTCTGATGATGCCTGAAAATACGAATTGTAGGATATAAACCAAATATTTTTGAAGTTACTTTTGCAGCAAAGAGTAAAACAAATACAAAAGGAGCAGCAACAAGTGCAGGCAACGACATCAACGCACCGGCTCTTAAAAAGTATAATGGTGTTAAAAAACCTACCGTTAAAGTTCTAAGTCTTCGTACAAAATGCCCATCTTTTTCCATTGTTCTCGCAAGCACCATTCCAATGATATATACCGGTAATACTGGCTCGCTGTCAGACCATAAAGCAAGCACACTCATCGAAAGCAATACAAACAATATCCATTTGGCTCTTATCTCAGCCGTTTTATAGGCAAAATGTTTTATCAAAAAATCGGTAAAAATAGGAAGTATAAAAATCAATAACACCGTAACTACCACAAAAACAAGCGTTCTGTATGTAAAAGGTGCGAAAATAATTCCCAATCCTATAACGGTACCCAAATCGTTTATGAAACAAGCACCTAAAATGCCTTTACCATATTCGGTTTTATTAAAACCATACTCCAGCAT is a genomic window containing:
- a CDS encoding cation:proton antiporter, with product MISIYLIAAFWFLAAVLSTIMANRLKISMALMEILVGSVIGFFAYKLGFFDHLSLQADWLKFCTGLGAVMLTFLAGAELDPDTIKTKIKEVSVVGLVGFFAPFVGSFLVAYYLIGWDIRASLLTGIALSTTSMAVVYAVMLEYGFNKTEYGKGILGACFINDLGTVIGLGIIFAPFTYRTLVFVVVTVLLIFILPIFTDFLIKHFAYKTAEIRAKWILFVLLSMSVLALWSDSEPVLPVYIIGMVLARTMEKDGHFVRRLRTLTVGFLTPLYFLRAGALMSLPALVAAPFVFVLLFAAKVTSKIFGLYPTIRIFRHHQKERWNYNFKKFTRERWYYTLLMSTGLTFGTISALFGLSHNIISQEQYSLIVGTVIASAVIPTLIANKFFMPTHLLKKPRVFDDQVPDEKDIKRDF